The Deinococcus depolymerans genome contains the following window.
AGAAATAGAGCGTCGCAGTCGGCTGCAAGCCTGCTCGGCGCTATTTTCATCCCCTGACCTCCCAGTGAGCCGTATGTACGCTTAGGGCTCGGTGACAACGATATTATATACCCTCCACGACGGGCAAAAGCTCATTCTTGGGGGGTATTTGCACGGTCTCCAAAGGTGGATTTCTGCAAGTGAGTCAGCCAAAGCAGAGACGACCTGCGAGACTGACTGAAGCCTTCCCGATAACGCTCTTGGCTCCTTACCCTTCCTGTCACTTCTGTGACCATCGTCTCCTGCGAGGACCAGACCTGTGTCTAACCCTTTCTTCGACCATCCCATTCTGAATTCCCCCTACGCGTACCCGCAGCGGCACTGGGAACTAGACAACGACGGACAACCCACTCAGAAGGTGAAGGAGCAGCGGAGACCCGCATCCTTCGTAACGCCGATTCCCAAGCCAAAGCTGCAGGGCAGGAAGAAAGCCAGCGCCGCCGCGCCCATGCTGGATTTAGTGGACGCCAAAGGGCTGAGCAGCACAGAGCAGAAGTACGACACCACTTCGTACATCAACGAAGTGCGCCGGGAAGTGGACAAGTGGCGCAGCATTCCAGACCCTTCGAAGTGGGGCGTTACGCCAGTCACACAGCGTCTTTTGCAGCACTGGCGCACGCATGAATTCACCCAACAACGCCCTTTCTTCTGTCAGATTGAAGCCGTTGAAACCGCTATCTGGCTGAGCGAAGTCGCACCGAACACAACGGACGGCAGGCGCATCCTGACTTACCTTGCCAGCGCGAACGAAGGTGCAAACCCTGGCCTGAACCGCATTGCTCTGAAACTGGCGACTGGCGCCGGGAAAACGCAGGTCATGGCGATGCTGATTGCGTGGCAGACCATCAACTCAGTGCGGCAACCCGGAAGCCGGAAATTCACCAAGGGTTTCCTGCTGGTCGCTCCTGGCCTGACCATCCGTGACCGTCTGCGCGTGCTTCTTCCCAACGACCCGGACAACTACTACCTGAAACGCGAGATTGTTCCTGCAGACCTGATGCAGGACATGCAGCAAGCCCGAATCGTCATCACGAATTACCATGCCTTCCGACTGAGGGAAAAAATCGAACTGGCGAAAGTCAGCCGTGCCTTCCTGCAGGGCAGAGGCGAAGCCGTCTCGACCCTGGAAACGGAAGGACAGATGATTCAGCGCGTCATGGGTGACCTGATGGGCCTGAAAAATATTCTGGTCCTGAACGACGAAGCGCACCACTGCTACCGCGAAAAGCCCGTGCCTGAAACAGACGAGACGCTGAAAGGCGAGGAAAAAAAGGAAGCGCAGGAGAATAACGAAGCCGCGCGGCTCTGGATTAGCGGTCTGGAAGCCGTGAACCGGCAGTTGGGCCTGCAGCGCATCTTCGACCTGTCTGCCACGCCCTTTTTCTTGGCAGGAAGCGGATACATCGAAGGCACCCTGTTCCCGTGGACAGTCAGTGACTTTTCCCTGATGGACGCCATTGAATGCGGAATCGTCAAGCTGCCGCGCGTGCCTGTGTCAGACAGCATTTCCAGCACTGAAGCTCCCATTTTCCGAGAGTTGTGGAAACACATTGGGAAGGACATGCCCAAAAAGGGAGCGAAAGCTGCAGGACAACTGGACCCTGAACGGCTGCCGCCCAAACTGCTGTCTGCCCTGGAAGCCCTTTACAGGCATTACGAGCAGACGCACGAGCAGTGGACGCAAGCGGGCATCAATATTCCGCCCTGCTTCATCGTCGTGTGCAACAACACCAGCACCTCAAAACTCGTTTACGAGTACATCAGCGGATACGAACGAGAAAACAGCGATGGGCACAAGGTGGTCAAGAACGGACATCTGGCACTCTTCCGCAACTACGACGACAACAACGCACGCCTTGCCCTGCCGCGCACACTGCTGATTGACAGTCAGCAACTTGAGTCCGGTGAAGCACTGGATGCCAACTTTAAGGAAGCGGCTGCAACCGAAATTGAAGTCTTCCGGCAGGCGGTGAGAGAGCGTACTGGCAACGCTCTGGCCGCTGATAAGCTCACGGATGAAGACCTGCTGCGTGAAGTCATGAACACAGTGGGGAAAGACGGTCACTTAGGCGCGGGCATTCGCTGCGTGGTCAGTGTCTCGATGCTCACGGAAGGCTGGGATGCGAACAACGTCACGCACGTTCTGGGTGTTCGGGCATTCGGGACACAACTGCTGTGTGAACAGGTCATCGGACGTGCCCTGAGACGCCAGAGCTACACGCTGAACGAAGAAGGCCTGTTCAATCCCGAGTACGCGGACGTACTGGGCATTCCCTTCGACTTCACCGCTAAGCCAGTTATTGCGCCCCCACAACAGCCCCGCGAGACCATTCACGTTCGTGCCGTTCTGGAACGTGAAGCACTGGAAATTCAATTCCCGAGAGTTGAAGGCTACCGCGTCGAACTACCTCAAGAGCGCCTGAAAGCTGCCTTCACGCCAGAAAGCAAACTGGTCCTGAACGCCGATATGGTTGGCCCTGCCATTACCCAGAACTCCGGCATCATCGGGCAAGCCGTCAACCTGGACATCAAACACCTGGAAAACGTTCGCCTGACAACCGTCGCCTACCACCTGACTCAAAAACTGCTTGAGCAGTGGCGCGAGCCGAACGAACCGCCACCCCTACACCTCTTCGGGCAACTCAAGAA
Protein-coding sequences here:
- a CDS encoding BPTD_3080 family restriction endonuclease is translated as MSNPFFDHPILNSPYAYPQRHWELDNDGQPTQKVKEQRRPASFVTPIPKPKLQGRKKASAAAPMLDLVDAKGLSSTEQKYDTTSYINEVRREVDKWRSIPDPSKWGVTPVTQRLLQHWRTHEFTQQRPFFCQIEAVETAIWLSEVAPNTTDGRRILTYLASANEGANPGLNRIALKLATGAGKTQVMAMLIAWQTINSVRQPGSRKFTKGFLLVAPGLTIRDRLRVLLPNDPDNYYLKREIVPADLMQDMQQARIVITNYHAFRLREKIELAKVSRAFLQGRGEAVSTLETEGQMIQRVMGDLMGLKNILVLNDEAHHCYREKPVPETDETLKGEEKKEAQENNEAARLWISGLEAVNRQLGLQRIFDLSATPFFLAGSGYIEGTLFPWTVSDFSLMDAIECGIVKLPRVPVSDSISSTEAPIFRELWKHIGKDMPKKGAKAAGQLDPERLPPKLLSALEALYRHYEQTHEQWTQAGINIPPCFIVVCNNTSTSKLVYEYISGYERENSDGHKVVKNGHLALFRNYDDNNARLALPRTLLIDSQQLESGEALDANFKEAAATEIEVFRQAVRERTGNALAADKLTDEDLLREVMNTVGKDGHLGAGIRCVVSVSMLTEGWDANNVTHVLGVRAFGTQLLCEQVIGRALRRQSYTLNEEGLFNPEYADVLGIPFDFTAKPVIAPPQQPRETIHVRAVLEREALEIQFPRVEGYRVELPQERLKAAFTPESKLVLNADMVGPAITQNSGIIGQAVNLDIKHLENVRLTTVAYHLTQKLLEQWREPNEPPPLHLFGQLKKITEEWLANYLHCQPGTFPAHLLYTILADEASNRIMTAVTRYHTQDQPIRAILDAYNPIGSTRFVNFTTSKTLRWQTATDKCHVNWAILDSTWEGKFCQIVEEHPRVHAYVKNQSMGFSVPYLSGNKVCQYIPDFIVRINDGNGEHDLLNLIVEIKGQEDGNSDDKKATMETYWVPGVNNLQTFGRWDFVQLTDLYSMEDDFGQATETTIKRVLEQAIQERVKGERQ